A stretch of the Egicoccus sp. AB-alg6-2 genome encodes the following:
- a CDS encoding S-layer homology domain-containing protein, which translates to MSHRRPSARPLLAVLVALGLLVLPPADTSAQAAPLAFSCMPASGLMGLNTPEGVLAGKVVLPQGVTVSIGTTGDVNWSQPQLDTESARLFYSLKWLDPLTREAARGRSTIHLERAQAIARDFARDNPPGRGSRPLDVWNPMYSGQRATVYSCLDSLGDDPAIRTALAAHGSWLADPVNDPGNWNQAIDPALGLLGAGCRLDRAEWRRQAGDRLGRLIAVNIDHQGAINEQAPGYGGFIYDRWGIVADKLTECGQPVPSAIAARRPLLLDFVAWATGPDGRFVQIGDTYHEPPRVVAGSPTAYVTSAGREGRAPSGTHKVYDAGYVFGRDTWKPFATGMHYSLRFGPGMDFHGHEDHQSVTLAASGRPVLVDSGHVGYTDRAKRDHLRSPEAHNVLVARGETLRRRQPTQLVRSRGGSTWQFFEVHDRIWGGHDRTRGMLADTSLQALLIQDRAARGSTGWFDQLWHLPRGSQVRVEGRGRAVARHPSGALETHVLQIPLPGQTLPAGSTDVITGRTDPMLGWLAPSVGAWHAAPVVRTSRSGTSTRMVTAVVPVPTGTAVSASVTAVGSHLQVTLTAGGTVRRYGLGNDGNMWLIESAVAQPQLQPTTVPDERTTVSLDAACPPGTFAPATFTDLGRTPFAADIACAVDWGVINGISAREFAPTRTVTRAQLASMLDRLVTASGHPRTAATTKRFTDVPAGNVHAEAIGRMAAAGIVAGRTDGSFDPAGAVTRGQLATMLTRLHEQVWNGALPATTARLPDVPVGSAHARGAGAMAHLEVMPVIRSSQGDFVPGAAVTRAQLTSHLMMLADHGIRHADARRP; encoded by the coding sequence ATGTCGCACCGCCGCCCGTCCGCCCGTCCGTTGCTCGCCGTGCTGGTGGCGCTGGGGCTGCTCGTCCTGCCCCCCGCCGACACTTCGGCACAGGCCGCGCCGCTGGCGTTCTCGTGCATGCCGGCCAGCGGACTCATGGGACTCAACACGCCCGAGGGCGTGCTCGCCGGCAAGGTCGTGCTGCCCCAGGGCGTCACCGTCAGCATCGGGACCACCGGGGACGTGAACTGGTCGCAGCCGCAGCTCGACACCGAGAGCGCACGGCTGTTCTACAGCCTCAAGTGGCTCGATCCGCTCACCCGCGAGGCCGCCCGCGGCAGGTCCACGATCCACCTCGAACGCGCCCAGGCCATCGCGCGCGACTTCGCCAGGGACAACCCGCCCGGCCGCGGTTCCCGGCCCCTCGACGTGTGGAACCCGATGTACTCCGGGCAGCGGGCGACCGTCTACAGCTGTCTCGACAGTCTCGGCGACGACCCGGCGATCCGCACGGCGTTGGCCGCGCACGGCAGCTGGCTCGCCGACCCCGTCAACGATCCGGGCAACTGGAACCAGGCCATCGATCCGGCGCTCGGACTGCTCGGTGCCGGCTGCCGCCTCGACCGGGCCGAGTGGCGCAGGCAGGCCGGTGACCGGCTCGGCAGGCTCATCGCGGTCAACATCGACCACCAGGGCGCGATCAACGAGCAGGCGCCCGGCTACGGCGGCTTCATCTACGACCGCTGGGGCATCGTCGCGGACAAGCTCACCGAGTGCGGCCAGCCGGTGCCGTCCGCCATCGCCGCCCGGCGTCCGTTGCTGCTCGACTTCGTCGCCTGGGCCACCGGCCCCGACGGCCGGTTCGTCCAGATCGGCGACACCTACCACGAGCCGCCCCGCGTCGTGGCCGGCTCGCCGACCGCCTACGTCACCAGCGCCGGCCGCGAGGGCCGCGCCCCCAGCGGCACGCACAAGGTCTACGACGCCGGCTACGTGTTCGGTCGCGACACCTGGAAGCCGTTCGCGACCGGTATGCACTACAGCCTGCGGTTCGGGCCCGGCATGGACTTCCACGGCCACGAGGACCACCAGTCGGTCACGCTGGCTGCGTCCGGGCGCCCCGTCCTGGTCGACTCCGGCCACGTCGGCTACACCGACCGTGCCAAGCGGGACCACCTCCGCTCACCCGAGGCGCACAACGTCCTGGTCGCCCGTGGCGAGACGCTGCGCCGGCGCCAGCCCACGCAACTGGTCCGCTCCCGCGGCGGGTCGACGTGGCAGTTCTTCGAGGTCCACGACCGGATCTGGGGCGGCCACGACCGCACCCGCGGGATGCTGGCGGACACCTCGCTGCAGGCATTGCTGATCCAGGACCGCGCCGCGCGCGGCTCGACGGGCTGGTTCGACCAGCTCTGGCACCTGCCCCGCGGCAGCCAGGTCCGCGTCGAGGGCCGCGGCCGCGCCGTGGCCCGGCACCCCAGCGGAGCGCTCGAGACCCACGTGCTGCAGATCCCGCTGCCGGGACAGACCCTGCCGGCCGGCTCGACCGACGTCATCACCGGGCGTACCGACCCGATGCTCGGCTGGCTGGCGCCGTCCGTTGGTGCCTGGCACGCCGCTCCCGTCGTCCGCACGAGCCGTTCGGGCACCTCGACCCGCATGGTGACCGCCGTCGTCCCCGTCCCCACCGGGACCGCCGTCTCCGCGTCCGTCACTGCGGTCGGCAGCCACCTGCAGGTCACGCTCACCGCCGGCGGCACCGTGCGCCGCTACGGACTGGGCAACGACGGCAACATGTGGCTGATCGAGTCCGCGGTCGCCCAACCGCAGCTGCAGCCGACGACCGTGCCCGACGAGCGCACCACCGTCAGCCTCGACGCGGCCTGCCCGCCCGGCACGTTCGCCCCGGCCACGTTCACCGACCTCGGGCGCACCCCCTTCGCCGCCGACATCGCCTGCGCCGTCGACTGGGGCGTCATCAACGGGATCAGCGCCCGCGAGTTCGCCCCGACCCGCACCGTCACCCGCGCGCAGCTGGCGTCCATGCTCGACCGGCTGGTGACCGCCAGCGGCCACCCACGGACGGCCGCCACCACGAAGCGGTTCACCGACGTTCCGGCCGGCAACGTCCACGCCGAGGCGATCGGTCGCATGGCCGCGGCGGGCATCGTCGCCGGCCGCACCGACGGCAGCTTCGACCCCGCGGGCGCCGTCACCCGCGGTCAGCTCGCCACGATGCTCACGCGCCTCCACGAGCAGGTCTGGAACGGGGCCCTGCCGGCGACGACGGCGCGACTGCCCGACGTCCCCGTCGGCAGCGCCCACGCGCGCGGCGCCGGCGCGATGGCCCACCTCGAGGTGATGCCGGTGATCCGGTCGTCCCAGGGCGACTTCGTTCCCGGCGCTGCGGTCACGCGCGCGCAGCTCACCTCGCACCTGATGATGCTGGCCGACCACGGGATCCGGCACGCCGACGCACGGCGCCCATGA
- a CDS encoding S-layer homology domain-containing protein, whose product MDVRRRRRAPQRTLALSAVVALTAALAPAALAQTTGPEAGASEERGIERVCPPPGDDGAPLEPGEPRFADAQGTHGDAIECAADYLLVSGFTDGTYRPGAAINRAQMATFVANWVEVATGEELPFDPQAAYFPDIAGGTHVDAIRKLAEAGIVSGRADGSYGPGASVTRGQMARFVANAIDYADTFAVDGSLPPADDTVYFADAVGSAFQADIQRIAGVGIVQGDSSGDYGAARRVTRGQMASFLMRGADYGDREQRWLPTAVIVEFLVPLSGLTVLDDDGRPGQGELAGRGEATITVDAFDGVLEYTIDVSDVSGPFASSGGAAIHLGAHDENGPAVIPLATGAQLDAASDGVVTGVVMEMDVDHRFAELVEDPFGHYVLVTSDGHPDGAVRGQLLDAGEDEDDDELEVADPPGEIVPPPGQPGVASFR is encoded by the coding sequence GTGGATGTCCGCCGACGTCGTCGTGCCCCGCAGCGGACGCTTGCGCTGTCCGCCGTGGTGGCCCTGACGGCCGCACTCGCCCCGGCCGCGCTCGCGCAGACCACCGGCCCGGAGGCCGGCGCGTCCGAGGAACGCGGCATCGAGCGGGTCTGTCCGCCCCCCGGCGACGACGGCGCCCCGCTCGAGCCGGGCGAACCGCGATTCGCGGACGCGCAGGGCACCCACGGTGACGCGATCGAGTGCGCCGCCGACTACCTGCTCGTCTCGGGCTTCACCGACGGCACCTACCGTCCCGGCGCGGCGATCAACCGGGCCCAGATGGCGACCTTCGTGGCCAACTGGGTCGAGGTGGCCACCGGCGAGGAGCTGCCCTTCGACCCGCAGGCCGCCTACTTCCCCGACATCGCCGGTGGCACCCACGTCGACGCGATCAGGAAGCTCGCCGAGGCCGGCATCGTCAGCGGGCGCGCCGACGGCTCCTACGGGCCCGGTGCGAGCGTGACCCGCGGCCAGATGGCGCGCTTCGTCGCCAACGCGATCGACTACGCCGACACGTTCGCGGTCGACGGCTCGCTGCCGCCCGCCGACGACACGGTCTACTTCGCCGACGCCGTCGGCAGCGCCTTCCAGGCCGACATCCAGCGCATCGCCGGCGTCGGCATCGTCCAGGGTGACAGCAGCGGCGACTACGGCGCCGCCCGTCGGGTCACCCGCGGGCAGATGGCGTCGTTCCTGATGCGTGGCGCCGACTACGGCGACCGTGAGCAGCGCTGGCTGCCGACCGCCGTCATCGTCGAGTTCCTCGTCCCGCTCAGCGGGCTGACGGTCCTCGACGACGACGGGCGCCCGGGGCAGGGTGAGCTCGCGGGCCGGGGCGAGGCGACCATCACCGTCGACGCCTTCGACGGCGTCCTCGAGTACACGATCGACGTCTCCGACGTCTCGGGTCCGTTCGCCTCCTCCGGCGGCGCGGCCATCCACCTCGGTGCGCACGACGAGAACGGGCCCGCCGTCATCCCGCTCGCGACCGGTGCACAACTCGACGCGGCCAGCGACGGCGTCGTCACCGGCGTCGTCATGGAGATGGACGTCGACCACCGCTTCGCGGAACTGGTGGAGGATCCCTTCGGGCACTACGTGCTGGTGACCTCCGACGGACATCCCGACGGCGCGGTCCGCGGGCAGCTCCTCGACGCCGGCGAGGACGAGGACGACGACGAACTCGAGGTCGCCGATCCGCCCGGCGAGATCGTCCCACCGCCCGGGCAGCCGGGCGTGGCCTCCTTCCGGTGA
- a CDS encoding EAL domain-containing protein, which produces MAARALLAAVSLRPRASVVLVAALLFAQWALNSVFGAGVVVPHGYYLPVLFVALRFGHLAALATAAVAGLLAGPFTYQVVDSATHQAPVEWGTRLAYFLLIGQLAAWLARHARPPLQAAARLARDERELVAAIEAGRLDVHYQPVFDLSTGELRGYEALVRWDHPDGLRAPDTFLPVAEATGRMRQIGDVVLSIACEQAQRWRREAEAAGRRPPVLAVNLAAECVSADDLQARVERALRRSGLPAELLCVEVTEGAVVADLDGCARRLQALRERGVCVAIDDFGAGHAALSYLHRLPVDVIKLDRSFVAELEASGPSLGVVEVILALAEQIGAPVVAEGIETGRQQRLLARTGCHFGQGYHLGRPLPAGQLPADWLEQLPVEPASRPAVGAD; this is translated from the coding sequence ATGGCCGCGCGCGCACTCCTGGCCGCCGTCTCCCTCCGTCCGCGTGCGAGCGTGGTCCTGGTCGCCGCCCTGCTGTTCGCCCAGTGGGCGCTCAACTCGGTGTTCGGCGCCGGGGTGGTCGTCCCGCACGGCTACTACCTGCCGGTGCTGTTCGTCGCCCTGCGCTTCGGGCATCTCGCCGCCCTCGCCACCGCGGCGGTGGCCGGCCTGCTGGCCGGGCCGTTCACCTACCAGGTGGTCGACTCGGCGACGCACCAGGCGCCCGTCGAATGGGGAACCCGGCTGGCGTACTTCCTGCTGATCGGGCAGCTGGCGGCGTGGCTGGCCCGGCATGCCCGACCCCCGCTGCAGGCGGCCGCGCGTCTGGCGAGGGACGAGCGCGAACTCGTCGCAGCCATCGAGGCGGGTCGACTCGACGTCCACTACCAGCCGGTGTTCGACCTCTCGACCGGTGAGCTGCGCGGCTACGAGGCCCTGGTGCGGTGGGACCACCCCGACGGTCTGCGCGCCCCGGACACGTTCCTGCCGGTCGCGGAGGCGACCGGGCGCATGCGCCAGATCGGTGACGTCGTGCTGTCGATCGCCTGCGAGCAGGCGCAACGATGGCGCCGCGAGGCCGAGGCGGCCGGTCGCCGGCCGCCGGTGCTCGCGGTCAACCTCGCCGCGGAGTGCGTCAGCGCAGACGACCTGCAGGCGCGCGTCGAGCGGGCCCTGCGACGCAGCGGCCTCCCCGCCGAGCTGCTGTGCGTCGAGGTGACCGAGGGCGCCGTCGTCGCCGACCTCGACGGGTGCGCGCGCCGGTTGCAGGCGCTGCGCGAGCGTGGCGTCTGCGTCGCGATCGACGACTTCGGCGCCGGCCACGCCGCACTGTCCTACCTGCACCGGCTCCCGGTGGACGTCATCAAGCTCGACCGCAGCTTCGTCGCCGAACTCGAGGCCTCCGGACCCTCGCTCGGGGTCGTCGAGGTCATCCTGGCGCTGGCGGAGCAGATCGGGGCGCCCGTGGTCGCCGAGGGCATCGAGACCGGCCGGCAGCAGCGGCTCCTCGCGCGCACCGGCTGCCACTTCGGGCAGGGCTACCACCTCGGACGGCCGCTGCCGGCCGGACAACTACCCGCGGACTGGCTCGAACAGCTCCCCGTCGAACCCGCGAGCCGCCCCGCCGTCGGCGCCGACTGA
- a CDS encoding BTAD domain-containing putative transcriptional regulator: MAALEVLLFGGFQLRNDGEPLPPVPSRAARSLMAYLVLDRGVRHSRDRLAAQFWPDLPPARARRRLSHTLWQLQDALGELPGGWDHLQATTDAIAIDRDAPCWIDVEEFERRLDTVRAPAAEPRRASDRASLEQAVELYRGDFLAGHYDDWVLAEQQRLAQRHLDALSGLIGLARSTGDYAEALVFARRLTHHDPLREDAHREVMRLCTLLGRTSDALRQYERCREVLAEELGTEPAAATEQLYQRILRERDAVAAPRPPVQHPPFPTQLPLAGRDREREQGVAVLEQALAGRGGLVLVEADPGHGKSRLLAELVDDGLWRGFRTLQAVCRGPELAGPYAAVRQLLEPVLTPLRVEQLRHRVEPVWLGVVAQLLPSVAQALPPEQRQVPAVRSDEAAQRLRHALARTMAALAGLDPLLVVVDDLHWADDSSLQVLVDVAAQAPEHGLALLLGYRGEEARARPAVWDAVRDLDRRVRPVRIVLAPLDPEAVADVVRAVGRARGTEAELAARLHRETGGNPLFVVETLRMLTEADERGGSDPAGGDRDIGALPLPATIRDLVLDRLDGLSTEQRNVVDLAAVGGDGTDLDSLVAACDLPRLTVADATASLVGRALLCERDDGFGLQHEQIRRVVLEAMPAAARRALHRRFGDALEHHHPRAVDRLAHHFVAAGDHRKAVHYLRAAGRQAAGVHAYTAAEEYLRQAVETQRRRPASVSARFALLAEYSDVLDVLGDRAAQQDVVAELATLAAGSAAREVEARRRQALLEGHLGNHAAARVAATQAVELATSVGDEPLSATCRFALAQVLAWGGERRAAVPLFVRAVRAPGLPPATTVQIRTTLASVLRELQRYRAAALELDAALDLARSHAETREEAQALGVLGTVRMETGHATEATALYGQAIDRCRAIGFPRGEGINLVNRANVHYVRGLLAAALDDYQAAAGVFAQLADRRGEAAVRLNLGVVAHAVLGDDDRAVAELTAALDFFADAGDAPFEAAAREALAGVALRAGDTVAARRHVRTALALAAAGDDVRGHAQLLTRAAEVALAEGVPADAARSVREALALAERHALTEVAPWIRALQGRVHLASGDLPAAEQATASAVALLHDGVERPWLVHLAHHDVLRASGRDEAARRVAADAADSLGALLAGLPPDDRARAEDVPEHRRILTAAARVAAEVVTVRVAAATAPRGRPLRAAEYVEVEVALPPGPEAPDDPIQRRRWLLSRVVTQITDQGGAATTADLAGLLDVSEATVRRDLAALRSAGRPIETRGRRTG, from the coding sequence ATGGCGGCGTTGGAGGTGCTGCTCTTCGGCGGCTTCCAGTTGCGCAACGACGGTGAACCGCTCCCGCCGGTGCCTTCTCGCGCCGCACGCTCGCTGATGGCCTACCTGGTGCTGGACCGGGGTGTCCGCCACTCCCGGGACCGCCTCGCGGCGCAGTTCTGGCCCGACCTGCCACCCGCACGCGCCCGGCGCCGGCTCAGCCACACCCTGTGGCAGCTCCAGGACGCCCTCGGCGAACTGCCCGGCGGCTGGGACCACCTGCAGGCCACGACGGACGCGATCGCGATCGACCGGGACGCGCCGTGCTGGATCGACGTCGAGGAGTTCGAACGCCGCCTCGACACCGTCCGGGCGCCCGCCGCCGAGCCACGTCGGGCCAGCGACCGCGCCAGCCTCGAGCAGGCCGTCGAGCTGTACCGCGGTGACTTCCTCGCCGGCCACTACGACGACTGGGTCCTGGCGGAGCAGCAGCGGCTCGCCCAGCGCCACCTCGACGCCCTGTCCGGGCTCATCGGCCTGGCCCGCAGCACCGGTGACTACGCCGAGGCGCTGGTGTTCGCGCGCCGGCTGACCCACCACGACCCGTTGCGCGAGGACGCCCACCGCGAGGTGATGCGCCTGTGCACGCTGCTCGGTCGCACCAGCGACGCGCTGCGCCAGTACGAACGCTGCCGGGAGGTGTTGGCCGAGGAACTGGGTACCGAGCCGGCCGCCGCCACCGAACAGCTCTACCAGCGGATCCTGCGCGAACGTGACGCGGTCGCCGCGCCGCGTCCGCCGGTCCAGCACCCACCGTTCCCCACGCAGCTGCCCCTGGCAGGACGGGACCGAGAGCGTGAGCAGGGTGTCGCCGTGCTCGAGCAGGCTCTGGCCGGACGTGGCGGGCTGGTGCTGGTCGAGGCCGACCCGGGCCACGGCAAGTCCCGCCTGCTCGCCGAGCTGGTCGACGACGGGCTCTGGCGCGGCTTCCGCACGCTGCAGGCGGTCTGCCGTGGCCCCGAGCTCGCGGGCCCGTACGCCGCGGTGCGCCAGTTGCTCGAACCGGTCCTGACCCCGCTGCGGGTCGAACAGCTGCGGCACCGCGTCGAGCCCGTGTGGCTCGGGGTCGTGGCCCAGCTGCTGCCATCCGTCGCCCAGGCGCTGCCGCCCGAGCAACGCCAGGTTCCCGCCGTCCGCAGCGACGAGGCGGCACAACGGCTCCGGCACGCCCTCGCGCGCACCATGGCGGCGCTCGCCGGCCTCGACCCACTGCTGGTGGTGGTCGACGACCTGCACTGGGCCGACGACAGCTCCCTGCAGGTGCTGGTCGACGTCGCGGCACAGGCACCGGAGCACGGTCTGGCCCTGCTGCTCGGCTACCGGGGCGAGGAGGCACGGGCACGACCAGCGGTCTGGGACGCCGTCCGCGACCTCGACCGTCGCGTGCGTCCCGTGCGGATCGTGCTGGCGCCGCTGGACCCCGAGGCCGTCGCCGACGTCGTGCGGGCTGTCGGGCGTGCACGCGGAACCGAGGCCGAGCTGGCCGCCCGCCTCCACCGCGAGACCGGCGGCAACCCGCTGTTCGTCGTCGAGACGCTGCGGATGCTCACCGAAGCCGACGAGCGCGGCGGGAGCGACCCCGCCGGCGGGGACCGCGACATCGGCGCCCTGCCGCTGCCCGCCACGATCCGTGACCTGGTCCTCGATCGGCTCGACGGCCTCAGCACCGAGCAACGCAACGTGGTCGACCTCGCCGCGGTCGGCGGCGACGGCACCGACCTCGACAGCCTCGTCGCCGCCTGCGACCTGCCACGCCTCACCGTGGCCGACGCCACCGCCTCCCTGGTGGGCCGGGCGCTGCTCTGCGAACGCGACGACGGCTTCGGGCTGCAGCACGAGCAGATCCGCCGCGTGGTGCTCGAGGCGATGCCGGCCGCGGCCCGCCGTGCCCTGCACCGCCGTTTCGGTGACGCACTCGAGCACCACCACCCGCGCGCGGTCGACCGGCTCGCGCACCACTTCGTCGCCGCCGGCGACCATCGCAAGGCCGTCCACTACCTGCGTGCCGCCGGCCGGCAGGCAGCCGGCGTGCACGCCTACACCGCGGCGGAGGAGTACCTGCGCCAGGCGGTCGAGACGCAGCGTCGCCGCCCCGCCAGCGTGTCCGCCCGCTTCGCACTGCTGGCCGAGTACAGCGACGTCCTCGACGTCCTGGGCGACCGCGCGGCGCAGCAGGACGTGGTCGCCGAGCTGGCAACGCTCGCGGCCGGCTCGGCGGCACGCGAGGTCGAGGCGCGACGCCGGCAGGCACTGCTCGAGGGACACCTCGGCAACCACGCCGCGGCGCGCGTCGCCGCCACCCAGGCGGTCGAACTCGCCACCTCGGTCGGTGACGAGCCGTTGTCGGCCACCTGCCGCTTCGCGCTGGCGCAGGTGCTGGCCTGGGGCGGTGAGCGCCGCGCCGCCGTGCCACTGTTCGTGCGGGCCGTGCGGGCACCCGGCCTGCCACCGGCGACGACCGTGCAGATCCGCACCACGCTCGCGTCCGTCCTGCGGGAACTGCAGCGCTACCGCGCCGCCGCCCTGGAGCTCGATGCCGCGCTCGACCTCGCCCGAAGCCACGCCGAGACGCGCGAGGAGGCGCAGGCACTCGGCGTCCTCGGCACGGTGCGGATGGAAACGGGACACGCCACCGAGGCGACGGCGCTGTACGGGCAGGCGATCGACCGCTGCCGCGCCATCGGCTTCCCCCGCGGCGAGGGGATCAACCTCGTCAACCGCGCCAACGTCCACTACGTGCGCGGCCTGCTCGCCGCGGCACTTGACGACTACCAGGCTGCCGCCGGGGTCTTCGCCCAGCTCGCCGACCGGCGTGGCGAGGCCGCCGTACGTCTCAACCTCGGGGTCGTCGCGCACGCCGTGCTCGGGGACGACGACCGCGCCGTCGCCGAACTGACCGCGGCGCTGGACTTCTTCGCCGACGCGGGCGACGCCCCGTTCGAGGCCGCCGCCCGCGAGGCGTTGGCCGGCGTGGCGCTACGTGCTGGCGACACCGTCGCGGCCCGCCGCCACGTGAGGACGGCGCTCGCGCTGGCCGCCGCGGGCGACGACGTGCGGGGCCACGCGCAGCTGCTGACCCGCGCCGCCGAGGTGGCGCTCGCCGAGGGCGTGCCCGCCGACGCCGCCCGGTCGGTACGCGAAGCCCTGGCGCTGGCCGAACGGCACGCGCTGACCGAGGTGGCACCGTGGATCCGTGCCCTGCAGGGGCGCGTGCACCTCGCATCGGGTGACCTCCCGGCCGCCGAGCAGGCCACGGCCTCCGCCGTCGCCCTGCTGCACGACGGGGTCGAACGTCCCTGGCTGGTGCACCTCGCCCACCACGACGTGCTCCGCGCCAGCGGTCGCGACGAGGCAGCCCGCCGGGTCGCCGCGGATGCCGCGGACAGCCTGGGCGCGCTGCTCGCCGGCCTGCCGCCCGACGACCGGGCCCGGGCCGAGGACGTCCCCGAGCACCGGCGCATCCTGACCGCGGCGGCCCGCGTCGCCGCCGAGGTGGTGACGGTCCGGGTCGCCGCGGCAACGGCCCCGCGCGGCCGCCCGCTGCGGGCCGCCGAGTACGTCGAGGTCGAGGTCGCGCTTCCCCCCGGACCGGAGGCGCCCGACGATCCGATCCAACGGCGACGCTGGCTGCTGTCCCGGGTGGTGACGCAGATCACCGACCAGGGCGGAGCCGCGACGACGGCCGACCTCGCGGGCCTGCTCGACGTCAGCGAGGCGACCGTCCGGCGCGACCTCGCCGCCCTTCGCTCCGCCGGCCGGCCGATCGAGACGCGCGGCCGCCGGACCGGATGA
- a CDS encoding heparinase II/III family protein, whose product MFRTFAAVAAAAVLVPLTMTAQPALAQDEDSTPIDGSVRTEAPPAPTGDEPPSGLDHDPLADHPAEPYIGTASVDAQRGSLCLGYSGIDRDNPVEQVMRGEVVLTSRPAVQVMRDGRVDWSLNPYGDSTWRLWFQSLRWTGSLIRSPDAAAVQRATDIARDWTRTHDVQRLQGQDAEAVRHRSNVLLCLRERIGAHDWLDAALARHADFLLANYSGDWNHGLDDNLALYGVGCVLDRADLRRAALERNDNLARVALHPGGGSNEQAVGYDLYVNRRFRLLMQMAEQCGDTVDATTRRLVEAMPNFIAHATKPNGYLPNIGDSYAYDRPDPIGGTPMEYVRSAGTQGTPPADRAAIFDAGYVFGRSGWGQGERAFAEDSWWSGRFGPARDVHGHEDRTSILWHARGRDLLVDSGHVGYETSAYRQFLRSPQGHNVLTVSGETWRSAPTRLTRSELRAGADFVEFDDRSYPNAPRQRSVLVASDPEVVVVFDRASAPASRVFTQHWHLPPDMAATPVGRSYVDARTTDGTTKLILQQVALPGQEVPAGSTRVVRGSTDPLQGWRSFQVRERTPAPTVEMRRTGTSTAHLTVLAATEPAANVSSEIARTADGWLLLQVRVGGETLHVRISPGGYLGRTQGPATPAARGTFADDDGSVHEANIELLVAHGITQGCDRSGTRFCPDHDVTRGQLASFLARALELPPATRDHFDDDTGSVHEDAINRAADAGYVQGFGARTYRPDEPVSRAASASMLDRALGLPAATRDHFRDDAGSVHEDAINRLAEAQITRGCSSDGRDFCPTESLSRGQMASLLARALELE is encoded by the coding sequence TTGTTCCGTACGTTCGCGGCCGTGGCGGCCGCCGCCGTGCTCGTCCCGCTCACCATGACCGCCCAGCCGGCGCTCGCACAGGACGAGGACTCGACGCCGATCGACGGTTCCGTGCGGACCGAGGCGCCGCCGGCGCCCACCGGCGACGAGCCGCCGTCCGGGCTCGACCACGACCCGCTCGCCGACCATCCCGCAGAGCCCTACATCGGCACGGCCAGCGTCGACGCCCAGCGCGGCTCGCTCTGCCTCGGCTACTCCGGCATCGACCGGGACAACCCCGTCGAACAGGTCATGCGCGGCGAGGTCGTGCTCACCAGTCGCCCGGCGGTGCAGGTCATGCGCGACGGGCGCGTCGACTGGAGCCTCAACCCCTACGGCGACAGCACCTGGCGGCTCTGGTTCCAGTCGTTGCGCTGGACGGGGTCGCTGATCCGTTCGCCCGACGCCGCCGCGGTACAGCGCGCCACCGACATCGCCCGCGACTGGACCCGCACCCACGACGTCCAGCGCCTGCAGGGCCAGGACGCCGAGGCGGTCCGTCACCGCTCGAACGTGCTGCTGTGCCTGCGCGAGCGGATCGGTGCCCACGACTGGCTCGACGCCGCGCTCGCCCGCCACGCCGACTTCCTGCTCGCCAACTACAGCGGCGACTGGAACCACGGCCTCGACGACAACCTCGCGTTGTACGGCGTCGGATGCGTGCTCGACCGCGCCGACCTGCGTCGCGCCGCCCTCGAGCGCAACGACAACCTGGCGCGGGTCGCGCTTCACCCCGGCGGCGGCAGCAACGAGCAGGCCGTCGGCTACGACCTCTACGTCAACCGGCGCTTCCGGCTGCTGATGCAGATGGCCGAGCAGTGCGGTGACACGGTCGACGCGACCACCCGCAGGCTGGTCGAGGCGATGCCCAACTTCATCGCCCATGCGACCAAGCCCAACGGCTACCTGCCCAACATCGGCGACTCGTACGCCTACGACCGGCCCGACCCCATCGGCGGCACGCCGATGGAGTACGTCCGCAGCGCCGGGACCCAGGGCACGCCGCCGGCAGACCGGGCCGCCATCTTCGACGCCGGCTACGTGTTCGGGCGCAGCGGCTGGGGCCAGGGCGAGCGCGCCTTCGCCGAGGACAGCTGGTGGTCGGGACGGTTCGGCCCCGCACGTGACGTCCACGGTCACGAGGACCGCACCTCGATCCTGTGGCACGCGCGCGGCCGCGACCTGCTGGTGGACTCCGGGCACGTCGGCTACGAGACCTCGGCGTACCGGCAGTTCCTGCGCAGCCCGCAGGGCCACAACGTCCTCACCGTCTCCGGCGAGACGTGGCGCAGCGCACCGACCCGCCTGACCCGCTCCGAACTGCGGGCCGGCGCGGACTTCGTCGAGTTCGACGACCGCTCCTACCCCAACGCGCCACGGCAGCGCAGCGTGCTGGTCGCCTCCGACCCCGAGGTGGTCGTCGTCTTCGACCGCGCCAGTGCACCGGCCAGCCGCGTGTTCACCCAGCACTGGCACCTGCCGCCCGACATGGCGGCCACCCCGGTCGGACGCTCCTACGTCGACGCACGCACGACCGACGGCACCACGAAGCTGATCCTCCAGCAGGTCGCCCTGCCGGGACAGGAGGTGCCGGCGGGCTCCACCCGCGTCGTGCGCGGGAGCACCGACCCGCTGCAGGGATGGCGCTCGTTCCAGGTCCGTGAGCGCACCCCGGCGCCCACCGTCGAGATGCGCCGAACCGGTACCTCGACCGCCCACCTGACCGTGCTGGCGGCGACCGAGCCGGCGGCCAACGTGTCGTCCGAGATCGCCCGCACCGCCGACGGGTGGCTGCTGCTGCAGGTGCGTGTCGGCGGCGAGACGCTGCACGTGCGCATCAGCCCCGGCGGCTACCTCGGCCGGACCCAGGGGCCGGCGACCCCGGCCGCCCGCGGCACCTTCGCCGACGACGACGGCAGCGTCCACGAGGCCAACATCGAGTTGCTGGTCGCACACGGGATCACGCAGGGTTGCGACCGCTCCGGTACCCGGTTCTGCCCGGACCACGACGTCACGCGCGGCCAGCTGGCGAGCTTCCTGGCGCGTGCGCTCGAGCTGCCCCCCGCCACGCGCGACCACTTCGACGACGACACGGGCAGCGTCCACGAGGACGCCATCAACCGGGCGGCCGACGCCGGCTACGTCCAGGGCTTCGGCGCGCGCACCTACCGGCCCGACGAACCGGTCAGTCGCGCGGCCAGCGCCTCGATGCTCGACCGTGCCCTGGGACTGCCTG